Proteins from a genomic interval of Polyodon spathula isolate WHYD16114869_AA chromosome 1, ASM1765450v1, whole genome shotgun sequence:
- the LOC121298185 gene encoding glutenin, high molecular weight subunit DX5-like isoform X2 → MKAVVILMCLLGTTCSVPLQVYHQRHQQIQQQTQAQEPQPGILRYPSISLEMMQDIARYKRFKQQHPQMFPSLNLPAQPLPPKTTWQSWGQSSSLRLPQFPPLFPPQQYPQQPPQFPQSSPQLPPKVQLAEFLPGLQQERLINRNQQYEYESPVLFHQVPPQQSTAVPAASNDPATPQASVQPTQQDQQPGQRGDQPEHQVQIPNAQGQQPSQQDQQLQFPGYSFLMPAAFPQQQAQPGQEQQQQMYPQVVYVQLQPGMAGGAFGSVSSEELQVAGGLLPGFAGFIPGFAGQAFGGGIPSFGGSVPGAEGSIPFGGVVPIGQGTNPVAPEAGLPTAEILPAGQGGGPTVPEVIPTGQGSPPTMFERGNQPAPQSKLPTVGLTTPAWVRMLTPGNSPAA, encoded by the exons ATGAAGGCCGTAGTTATCCTAATGTGTCTTTTAGGTACAACATGCAGTGTACCA CTTCAAGTATACCACCAAAGGCATCAACAGATCCAGCAACAGACACAAGCACAGGAGCCACAGCCTGGCATTCTGAGATATCCCAGCATCAGCCTTGAG ATGATGCAAGATATTGCTCGTTATAAAAGGTTTAAGCAACAGCACCCTCAG ATGTTCCCCTCATTGAACCTCCCAGCACAGCCCTTACCCCCAAAGACAACATGGCAGTCCTGGGGTCAAAGCTCATCTCTGAGGCTTCCACAGTTTCCTCCTCTGTTTCCCCCACAGCAGTACCCTCAGCAACCCCCACAGTTCCCTCAATCATCCCCTCAACTACCTCCTAAAGTTCAACTAGCAGAGTTCCTGCCTGGACTGCAACAGGAGAGGCTGATAAACAGGAATCAACAG TATGAATATGAATCACCAGTCTTGTTCCATCAGGTTCCACCACAGCAGTCAACA GCTGTTCCTGCAGCTAGCAATGATCCTGCTACACCTCAGGCATCAGTGCAGCCTACACAACAGGACCAACAGCCAGGACAACGTGGAGATCAACCAGAGCACCAGGTCCAGATCCCAAATGCTCAAGGGCAGCAACCAAGTCAACAGGACCAGCAACTCCAG ttcccTGGTTACAGTTTTCTAATGCCTGCTGCATTCCCACAACAACAGGCACAGCCAGGGCAGGAACAGCAACAGCAG ATGTATCCACAAGTTGTTTATGTACAGCTTCAGCCTGGAATGGCG GGTGGTGCTTTTGGAAGTGTAAGCTCTGAAGAGTTACAG GTCGCTGGTGGCCTTTTACCTGGTTTTGCGGGATTCATCCCTGGCTTTGCTGGACAAGCTTTTGGAGGGGGCATTCCAAGCTTTGGCGGAAGTGTACCAGGAGCAGAGGGTAGCATACCATTTGGTGGAGTTGTCCCAATAGGTCAGGGAACCAACCCAGTCGCGCCTGAAGCTGGGCTGCCAACAGCTGAAATTCTCCCAGCAGGCCAGGGAGGAGGCCCCACTGTCCCTGAAGTTATTCCTACAGGTCAAGGAAGCCCACCAACCATGTTTGAAAGAGGCAACCAGCCAGCCCCTCAATCCAAACTACCTACTGTAGGATTGACCACACCTGCTTGGGTTAGAATGCTAACACCAGGCAACTCACCAGCTGCATAG
- the LOC121298185 gene encoding glutenin, high molecular weight subunit DX5-like isoform X1, which translates to MKAVVILMCLLGTTCSVPLQVYHQRHQQIQQQTQAQEPQPGILRYPSISLEMMQDIARYKRFKQQHPQMFPSLNLPAQPLPPKTTWQSWGQSSSLRLPQFPPLFPPQQYPQQPPQFPQSSPQLPPKVQLAEFLPGLQQERLINRNQQYEYESPVLFHQVPPQQSTAVPAASNDPATPQASVQPTQQDQQPGQRGDQPEHQVQIPNAQGQQPSQQDQQLQLFPTFGFLPMMPYQPVLQGQPPQFPGYSFLMPAAFPQQQAQPGQEQQQQMYPQVVYVQLQPGMAGGAFGSVSSEELQVAGGLLPGFAGFIPGFAGQAFGGGIPSFGGSVPGAEGSIPFGGVVPIGQGTNPVAPEAGLPTAEILPAGQGGGPTVPEVIPTGQGSPPTMFERGNQPAPQSKLPTVGLTTPAWVRMLTPGNSPAA; encoded by the exons ATGAAGGCCGTAGTTATCCTAATGTGTCTTTTAGGTACAACATGCAGTGTACCA CTTCAAGTATACCACCAAAGGCATCAACAGATCCAGCAACAGACACAAGCACAGGAGCCACAGCCTGGCATTCTGAGATATCCCAGCATCAGCCTTGAG ATGATGCAAGATATTGCTCGTTATAAAAGGTTTAAGCAACAGCACCCTCAG ATGTTCCCCTCATTGAACCTCCCAGCACAGCCCTTACCCCCAAAGACAACATGGCAGTCCTGGGGTCAAAGCTCATCTCTGAGGCTTCCACAGTTTCCTCCTCTGTTTCCCCCACAGCAGTACCCTCAGCAACCCCCACAGTTCCCTCAATCATCCCCTCAACTACCTCCTAAAGTTCAACTAGCAGAGTTCCTGCCTGGACTGCAACAGGAGAGGCTGATAAACAGGAATCAACAG TATGAATATGAATCACCAGTCTTGTTCCATCAGGTTCCACCACAGCAGTCAACA GCTGTTCCTGCAGCTAGCAATGATCCTGCTACACCTCAGGCATCAGTGCAGCCTACACAACAGGACCAACAGCCAGGACAACGTGGAGATCAACCAGAGCACCAGGTCCAGATCCCAAATGCTCAAGGGCAGCAACCAAGTCAACAGGACCAGCAACTCCAG TTATTTCCCACTTTTGGATTTTTACCAATGATGCCCTACCAGCCTGTTCTTCAAGGCCAGCCACCACAG ttcccTGGTTACAGTTTTCTAATGCCTGCTGCATTCCCACAACAACAGGCACAGCCAGGGCAGGAACAGCAACAGCAG ATGTATCCACAAGTTGTTTATGTACAGCTTCAGCCTGGAATGGCG GGTGGTGCTTTTGGAAGTGTAAGCTCTGAAGAGTTACAG GTCGCTGGTGGCCTTTTACCTGGTTTTGCGGGATTCATCCCTGGCTTTGCTGGACAAGCTTTTGGAGGGGGCATTCCAAGCTTTGGCGGAAGTGTACCAGGAGCAGAGGGTAGCATACCATTTGGTGGAGTTGTCCCAATAGGTCAGGGAACCAACCCAGTCGCGCCTGAAGCTGGGCTGCCAACAGCTGAAATTCTCCCAGCAGGCCAGGGAGGAGGCCCCACTGTCCCTGAAGTTATTCCTACAGGTCAAGGAAGCCCACCAACCATGTTTGAAAGAGGCAACCAGCCAGCCCCTCAATCCAAACTACCTACTGTAGGATTGACCACACCTGCTTGGGTTAGAATGCTAACACCAGGCAACTCACCAGCTGCATAG
- the LOC121298130 gene encoding vegetative cell wall protein gp1-like: MRSALFFMLILGVSPGSMAKLKTTRSYSDEEQSYYAYFMPQRRPCPRPGSQYPDLILPFLKFLPSFPRLPFFPQPPSPAPPPAPVPPPPAPAPGPAPGPTPAPDLPRGDEK; this comes from the exons ATGAGGAGCGCACTGTTCTTCATGTTAATTTTGGGAGTTTCACCTGGCTCT ATGGCTAAACTCAAAACAACTCGTTCTTATAGTGATGAAGAACAa TCATATTATGCATATTTCATGCCACAAAGAAGACCATGTCCAAGGCCTGGCTCTCAATACCCTGATTTGATTcttccatttttaaaatttttacccAGTTTTCCTCGTCTACCATTTTTTCCACAACCACCTTCTCCAGCCCCACCCCCAGCTCCGGTACCACCGCCTCCAGCACCTGCACCAGGTCCTGCACCAGGTCCTACCCCTGCTCCAGACCTTCCAAGAGGAGATGAAAAATAG